The following proteins come from a genomic window of Mustela lutreola isolate mMusLut2 chromosome 6, mMusLut2.pri, whole genome shotgun sequence:
- the MYMX gene encoding protein myomixer produces the protein MPAPLLPLLLRTLLSRLLLPAARLARRHFLPLLRRLARRLGSQDVREALLGCVLLILSQRHPPDAEEASRVAGQERRERLAPLK, from the coding sequence ATGCCCGCTCCACTGCTCCCACTGCTGCTGCGAACGCTGCTGTCCCGCCTGCTGCTGCCTGCCGCCCGCCTGGCCCGCCGGCACTTCCTGCCCCTGCTGCGCCGACTGGCCCGCCGCCTAGGCTCGCAGGATGTTCGAGAGGCTTTGCTGGGCTGTGTGTTGCTCATCCTCAGCCAGAGACACCCACCTGACGCCGAGGAGGCCTCCAGAGTAGCTGGCCAGGAGAGGCGGGAGAGGCTAGCTCCCCTCAAATGA